The following are from one region of the Amia ocellicauda isolate fAmiCal2 chromosome 1, fAmiCal2.hap1, whole genome shotgun sequence genome:
- the prdm10 gene encoding PR domain zinc finger protein 10, whose amino-acid sequence METKQEPPHVWSQAPDNEAGNTTQVHFEGTAVAQIVYSGEQQDRPQPQVVYTADGSSYTSVESAEHTLVYIHPADGTQAVFADQPQVAYIQQDGTTQQVTVLLPSGQNVNAANLHVLSNVAEAPQAILEPVPPGALSVSNSSLPSMASVGGSSSSPLGPLGMADSALDSDEEDEDEGDDSELDDWEPGPPRPFTPHDLWCEECNNAHPSVCLKHGPLHPIANRQVLSKARASLPLVLYIDRYLGGVYSKRRIPKRTQFGPVEGPLVAQSQLMDGYIHLKVCLLDGGKEVEKGDGLWVELSDEERCNWMMFVRPAQNHLEQNLVAYQYGKDLYYTTIKNIEPKQELKVWYAASYADFVHQKIHDVTEEERKVLREQEKNWPCYECNRRFMSSEQLQQHLNMHDDKLDFISRAKGRTRGRGRKRFGPGRRPGRPPKFMRLDTPAESSEERAQEVLGFPGKMPFVEGPEGALNGLKGSELGVPGVESDPAAQGDPPPSPSPSAEPPPVSEPAPPSEHPAAAPPPPSDEPPKPPKDDTSQAAPPPADPHLTPEDMRRAKRIRNAALQHLFIRKTFRPFKCSQCGKAFRDKDKLDQHLRFHGRDGSCPLTCHVCNKGFLSSAALEGHLRLHSDQKTYSCLFCPESFDRLDLLKEHVAIHLVDGYFTCPSCKKRFTDFIQVKKHVRSFHSEKIYQCTECDKAFCRPDKLRLHMLRHSDRKDFLCSTCGKQFKRKDKLREHMQRMHNPEREAKKADRIHRSKSLKQKVPSTDFESFMFKCRLCMMGFRRRGMLVNHLSKRHPDMRIDEVPELTLPIIKPNRDYFCQYCDKVYKSASKRKAHILKNHPGAELPPSIRKLRPAGPGEPDPMLSTHTQLTGTIATAPVCCPHCSKQYSSKTKMVQHIRKKHPEFAQLANTIQAPLTTAVISSTPVITSDGSTAEAVVTTDLLTQAMTELSQTLTTDYRTPQGDYQRIQYIPVSQAGGLAQPQHIQLQVLQVAPASSPHASQHSTVDVSQLHEPHSYTQHAIQVQHIQVGEANTPTQGGAQVGGQPLSPSSQAAQELSPAQLQAVTPVALAQSHGLQTSSSQQQGAVQHAYLPSNWNYRSYSSEIQMMALPQTQYVITEAGPPVTSGQVKTVSQTHYVISEGQAELDPKQGSGQQGAGSVHPDALEQQAASQPPATQYIITTTTNGSGASEVHITKP is encoded by the exons ATGGAGACCAAGCAGGAGCCCCCCCACGTGTGGAGCCAGGCCCCCGACAACGAGGCTGGCAACACCACGCAG gTGCACTTCGAGGGCACGGCGGTGGCTCAGATCGTGTACAGTGGGGAGCAGCAGGACCGGCCCCAGCCACAGGTGGTCTACACGGCGGACGGCAGTTCCTACACGTCGGTGGAGTCTGCCGAACACACGCTGGTCTACATACACCCTGCAGACGGCACACAG GCCGTGTTTGCCGATCAGCCGCAGGTGGCGTACATCCAGCAGGACGGGACCACACAGCAG GTGACCGTGCTGCTGCCCAGCGGTCAGAACGTGAACGCGGCCAACCTGCACGTGCTCAGTAATGTGGCCGAGGCGCCACAGGCCATCCTGGAGCCCGTGCCCCCG GGGGCGCTGTCCGTGTCCAACTCCTCGCTGCCCTCCATGGCCAGTGTGGGGGGCTCCTCCTCCAGCCCCCTGGGGCCCCTGGGCATGGCGGACTCGGCACTGGACTCCGACGAGGAGGACGAGGATGAGGGCGACGACTCCGAGCTGGACGACTGGGAGCCCGGGCCCCCGCGACCTTTCACCCCCCACGACCTCT ggTGTGAGGAGTGTAACAACGCGCACCCCTCGGTGTGTCTGAAGCACGGCCCCCTGCACCCCATCGCTAACCGACAGGTGCTGTCCAAGGCCCGGGCCAGCCTGCCCCTGGTGCTGTACATCGACCGCTACCTGGGCGGCGTCTACTCCAAGCGCCGCATCCCCAAGCGCACGCAGTTTGGCCCGGTGGAGGGGCCCCTGGTGGCCCAGAGCCAGCTGATGGACGGGTACATCCACCTCAAG GTGTGCCTGCTGGACGGGGGCAAGGAGGTTGAGAAGGGGGATGGCCTGTGGGTGGAGCTCTCCGACGAGGAGCGCTGCAACTGGATGATGTTCGTCCGCCCCGCCCAGAACCACCTAGAGCAGAACCTGGTGGCCTACCAGTACGGCAAGGACCTGTACTACACCACCATCAAGAACATCGAGCCCAAGCAGGAGCTCAAG gtgTGGTACGCCGCCTCCTATGCCGACTTCGTCCACCAGAAGATCCACGACGTCAcggaggaggagaggaaag TTCTGCGGGAGCAGGAGAAGAACTGGCCGTGCTACGAGTGCAACCGGCGCTTCATGAGCTCCGAGCAGCTGCAGCAGCATCTCAACATGCACGACGACAAGCTGGACTTCATCAGCCG AGCGAAGGGCCGCACTCGAGGCCGGGGCCGGAAGCGGTTCGGGCCGGGCAGGAGGCCGGGCCGCCCCCCCAAGTTCATGCGGCTGGACACCCCGGCGGAGAGCAGCGAGGAGCGGGCGCAG GAGGTGCTGGGGTTCCCTGGGAAGATGCCCTTTGTGGAGGGGCCAGAGGGGGCTTTAAACGGGCTCAAGGGTTCTGAGCTGGGGGTCCCGGGGGTCGAGTCGGACCCCGCCGCACAGGGTGACCCCCcaccctcgccctcgccctcggcCGAGCCGCCCCCCGTCAGCGAGCCCGCCCCGCCCTCCGAGCACCCCGCCGCCGCCCCACCGCCGCCCAGCGACGAGCCGCCCAAGCCCCCGAAGGATGACACCAGCCAGGCCGCGCCACCCCCTGCCGACCCCCACCTGACCCCCGAGGACATGCGCCGGGCCAAGAGGATACGG aaCGCCGCGCTGCAGCACCTGTTCATCAGGAAGACGTTCCGGCCCTTCAAGTGCTCCCAGTGCGGCAAGGCGTTCCGGGACAAGGACAAGCTGGACCAGCACCTGCGCTTCCACGGCCGCGACGGCAGCTGCCCGCTCACCTGCCACGTCTGCAACAAGGGCTTCCTGAGCAGCGCCGCCCTGGAGGGCCACCTGCGCCTGCACTCGGACCAGAAGACCTACTCCTGCCTGTTCTGCCCCGAGTCCTTCGACCGGCTGGACCTGCTGAAGGAGCACGTGGCCATTCACCTGGTGGACGGATACTTCACCTGCCCCTCCTGCAAGAAGCGCTTCACCGACTTCATACAG GTGAAGAAGCACGTGCGCAGCTTCCACTCGGAGAAGATCTACCAGTGCACCGAGTGCGACAAGGCCTTCTGCCGGCCCGACAAGCTGCGCCTGCACATGCTGCGCCACTCCGACCGCAAGGACTTCCTGTGCTCCACCTGCGGCAAGCAGTTCAAG AGGAAGGACAAGCTGCGGGAGCACATGCAGAGGATGCACAACCCTGAGCGCGAGGCCAAGAAGGCCGACCGCATTCACCGCTCCAAGAGCCTGAAGCAGAAGGTGCCGTCCACCGACTTCGAGAGCTTCATGTTCAAGTGCCGCCTGTGTATGATGGGCTTCCGGCGGCGCGGCAtgctg GTGAACCACCTGTCCAAACGGCACCCTGACATGCGCATCGACGAGGTGCCCGAGCTCACGCTGCCCATCATCAAGCCCAACAGAGACTACTTCTGCCAGTACTGCGACAAG GTGTACAAGAGTGCCAGTAAACGCAAGGCCCACATCCTGAAGAACCACCCGGGGGCCGAGCTGCCCCCCAGCATCAGGAAGCTGCGTCCGGCCGGCCCGGGGGAGCCTGACCCCATGCTGAGCACCCACACCCAGCTGACCGGCACCATCGCCACCGCGCCCGTCTGCTGCCCGCACTGCTCCAAACAGTACAGCAGCAAG ACGAAGATGGTCCAGCACATTCGGAAGAAGCACCCTGAGTTCGCCCAGCTGGCCAACACTATCCAGGCGCCCCTGACCACCGCTGTCATTAGCAGCACCCCGGTCATCACCAGCGACGGCTCCACCGCCGAGGCCGTGGTG accacagacctgctgacccaGGCCATGACGGAGCTGTCCCAGACCCTGACCACCGACTACAGGACACCCCAGGGGGACTACCAGCGCATCCAGTACATCCCCGTGTCCCAGGCCGGGGGGCTGGCCCAGCCGCAGCACATCCAGCTGCAGGTGCTCCAGGTGGCCCCG GCGTCCTCCCCACACGCCTCCCAGCATTCCACGGTGGACGTGAGCCAACTGCACGAGCCGCACAGCTACACGCAGCACGCCATCCAGGTGCAGCACATCCAGGTGGGGGAGGCCAACACCCCCACGCAGGGCGGCGCGCAG GTGGGGGGCCAGCCGCTCAGCCCCTCCTCCCAGGCGGCTCAGGAGCTCAGCCCCGCCCAGCTGCAGGCGGTCACCCCCGTGGCGCTGGCTCAGAGCCACGGCCTGCAGACGTCCTCGTCCCAGCAGCAGGGGGCGGTGCAGCACGCGTACTTGCCCAGCAACTGGAACTACCGGAGCTACT cctcAGAGATCCAGATGATGGCGCTGCCCCAAACGCAGTATGTCATCACAGAGGCGGGGCCACCGGTGACCAGCGGCCAGGTCAAGACCGTGTCCCAG ACGCACTACGTCATCTCGGAGGGCCAGGCGGAGCTGGACCCGAAGCAGGGCTCCGGCCAGCAGGGCGCCGGTTCCGTGCACCCCGACGCGCTGGAGCAGCAGGCAGCCAGTCAGCCGCCGGCCACGCAGTACATCATCACCACCACGACCAACGGCAGCGGGGCGAGCGAAGTACACATCACCAAGCCCTGA